The Candidatus Neomarinimicrobiota bacterium sequence AGGTCGGGTTAGTGTTTGTGGATGTGATAGGTGAAAGCTATGGCGATTATGTAGAGGCGGCAAAAGAATATATCAAGAAGAGTGTTGAACTTCCCGGTGGATATACTTTAGAATGGGCGGGACAGTACACTTATCTCGAGCGTCTTCGCGCAAAACTGATGTTGGTTGTGCCGATCACTCTTGTTATTATTTTCATGCTGCTTTACCTCAATTTCAACTCAGTAACGAAGACAATGATAGTTATGATTTCAGTGCCTTTCGCGTTTATCGGAGCAATCTGGATTCTATACGTTCTCGGATACAACACGAGCGTTGCGGTGTGGGTGGGAATAATCGCTCTCGGAGGCGTAGCGGTGGAGACAGGTGTAATTATGATAGTTTATCTCGACCAATACTATGAACGATATAAAACCGAGGGAAGAATGACATCGTTGGAATTACTGTTAGAGGCAGTAACACAAGGCGCCCTTCAACGTATGAGGCCAATTATAATGACAGCTACTACTACGACCGCAGCCCTGATACCCATCATGTGGAGCGCTGGTACAGGGGCGGATGTTATGAAGCGTATCGCTGCACCTATGGTGGGAGGAATGTTGACGTCAACGGTCCTGACGCTAATAGTCATACCTGCAATATACACCATCTGGCGTTCATGGAGCCTAAGAAGAGAATTAACCGCAGATATGCAATAGTTAACGGAACAAAGAATAATGAATGGTGACAAAACAGTGTTTGACTGTTCCGGTTCGCAGAGAGTGGTTATAGTTGCGTAATTATAAGAATGGTTCTTGAATCTAAATAATTCATATCCTATCTGTGCAGGGACTTAAGATTATAACGAAAGAGGTTCGGGTTTGTGCCATTATTGTGACATGAGGTTTGTAAG is a genomic window containing:
- a CDS encoding efflux RND transporter permease subunit; its protein translation is VRDVEDIIETAIGGKNITRTIEGQERYPVNVRYPRELRDDVDKLKRILVPTPSGAQIPIYQVADLKLTTGPPMIRSENGSKVGLVFVDVIGESYGDYVEAAKEYIKKSVELPGGYTLEWAGQYTYLERLRAKLMLVVPITLVIIFMLLYLNFNSVTKTMIVMISVPFAFIGAIWILYVLGYNTSVAVWVGIIALGGVAVETGVIMIVYLDQYYERYKTEGRMTSLELLLEAVTQGALQRMRPIIMTATTTTAALIPIMWSAGTGADVMKRIAAPMVGGMLTSTVLTLIVIPAIYTIWRSWSLRRELTADMQ